Proteins encoded in a region of the Spiribacter sp. 1M189 genome:
- the rpsL gene encoding 30S ribosomal protein S12 encodes MATINQLVRKPRKRPHEKSNVPALEACPQRRGVCTRVYTTTPKKPNSALRKVARVRLTNGYEVSSYIGGEGHNLQEHSVVLIRGGRVKDLPGVRYHVVRGSLDTAGVSKRRQGRSKYGAKRPKG; translated from the coding sequence ATGGCCACGATCAATCAGCTGGTGCGCAAGCCCCGCAAGCGGCCGCACGAGAAGAGCAACGTGCCGGCGCTGGAGGCCTGCCCACAGCGGCGCGGCGTCTGCACCCGCGTGTACACCACCACGCCGAAGAAGCCGAACTCCGCGCTGCGTAAGGTCGCGCGCGTCCGGCTGACCAACGGCTACGAGGTGTCCAGCTACATCGGCGGTGAGGGGCACAACCTGCAGGAACACTCCGTGGTGCTCATCCGCGGCGGTCGAGTCAAGGACCTGCCGGGTGTGCGTTACCACGTCGTGCGCGGTTCCCTGGATACCGCCGGGGTCAGCAAGCGCCGTCAGGGCCGTTCCAAGTACGGCGCCAAGCGGCCCAAGGGATAA
- the rpoC gene encoding DNA-directed RNA polymerase subunit beta', which produces MKDLLNLFKQPGAQLDDFDGIRIGLASPEKIRSWSFGEVKKPETINYRTFKPERDGLFCAKIFGPVKDYECLCGKYKRLKHRGVVCEKCGVEVTLAKVRRERMGHIELASPAAHIWFLKSLPSRIGLLLDMTLRDIERILYFEAFVVIEPNMTPLKKGQLLSDDQYLDAMEQYGDEFDARMGAEAVFHLLKNLDLREETDTLREQMDATNSETKIKRLSKRLKLVESFLESGNRPEWMIMTVLPVLPPDLRPLVPLDGGRFATSDLNDLYRRVINRNNRLRRLLDLSAPDIIVRNEKRMLQESVDALLDNGRRGRAITGTNKRPLKSLADMIKGKQGRFRQNLLGKRVDYSGRSVIVVGPTLRLHQCGLPKRMALELFKPFIFSRLQRLGLATTIKAAKKMVERETAEVWDILEEVIREHPVMLNRAPTLHRLGIQAFEPVLIEGKAIQLHPLVCPAFNADFDGDQMAVHVPLSLEAQLEARALMMATNNVLSPASGEPIIGASQDVVLGLYYMSLALENQPGEGMSFSDLNEVHRAYESGKVGLQARATVRIHEVVVDDEGHRSEATRRFDTTVGRALLYGIVPEGLPFELVDRDMTKKAISEVIDQCYRRLGLKATVIFADQIMYLGFRMSTRAAVSIGMEDMVVPEEKERILTEAEAEVKDIEDQYASGLVTNGERYNKVVDIWSRTNDEVATAMMDKLGKETVTDHEGNEVVQKSTNSIFMMADSGARGSAAQIRQLAGMRGLMAKPDGSIIETPITANFREGLNVLQYFISTHGARKGLADTALKTANSGYLTRRLVDVSQDLVVTSDDCGTHRGLRMTPLIEGGDVVEALGERVLGRVVAQDVVQPGTGEVLVDQGTLLDERLVEQIESEGVDEIWVRSPITCETRHGVCSACYGRDLARGHRVNVGESVGVIAAQSIGEPGTQLTMRTFHIGGAASRAAAVSNVQVKSAGTVRLHNLKTVAHHSGNLVAVSRSGEITVMDEAGRERERYKVPYGATIAVADDEAVEAGQIVANWDPHTHPIVTEVKGRLKFYDFVEGVTVNRENDEVTGLSSLVVTDPKTRGSGEHTRRSTGEKVAYKDLRPVVKLVDEEGNDLNLAGTDIPAHYSLPAGAIVSVEDNAEVDVGDVIARIPQESSKTRDITGGLPRVADLFEARKPKEPAILAETSGTVSFGKDTKGKQRLVITTPDGEHYEELIPKWRNVTVFEGEHVEKGEVICDGEPNPHDILRLLGVTELAAYMVKEIQDVYRLQGVKINDKHIEVISRQMLRKVEIRDAGDTRYLRGEQADWARVEEENEQLIEQGKTPARWEPQLLGITKASLATDSFISAASFQETTRVLTDAATRGARDDLRGLKENVIVGRLIPAGTGYAYHQDRQRQRREAPAPMIPMAPQFGLSSPAAAPDAADLSEN; this is translated from the coding sequence ATGAAAGACCTACTGAATCTGTTCAAGCAGCCGGGCGCCCAGCTCGACGATTTCGACGGCATCCGCATCGGACTGGCGTCGCCGGAGAAGATCCGGTCGTGGTCGTTTGGTGAGGTGAAAAAGCCGGAGACCATCAATTACCGGACCTTCAAGCCGGAGCGCGACGGGCTGTTCTGCGCCAAGATCTTCGGCCCGGTGAAGGACTACGAGTGCCTGTGCGGCAAGTACAAGCGCCTCAAGCACCGCGGCGTGGTCTGCGAGAAATGCGGCGTCGAGGTGACCCTGGCCAAGGTGCGCCGCGAGCGCATGGGCCACATCGAGCTGGCGAGCCCAGCGGCGCACATCTGGTTCCTGAAGTCGCTGCCCTCGCGCATCGGCCTGCTGCTTGACATGACCCTGCGCGACATCGAGCGCATCCTCTACTTCGAGGCGTTCGTGGTCATCGAGCCCAACATGACGCCGCTCAAGAAGGGCCAGCTGCTCAGTGACGACCAGTACCTGGACGCCATGGAGCAGTACGGCGACGAGTTCGACGCCCGCATGGGCGCGGAGGCGGTGTTCCACCTGCTCAAGAACCTCGACCTGCGCGAGGAGACGGACACGCTCCGTGAGCAGATGGACGCGACCAACTCCGAGACCAAGATCAAGCGCCTGTCCAAGCGCCTGAAGCTGGTGGAGTCGTTCCTCGAGTCGGGCAACCGCCCCGAGTGGATGATCATGACCGTCCTGCCGGTGCTGCCGCCGGACCTGCGGCCGCTGGTGCCGCTGGATGGCGGGCGTTTCGCCACCTCCGATCTCAACGATCTCTACCGCCGGGTGATCAACCGCAACAACCGCCTGCGCAGGCTGCTGGATCTGTCCGCGCCGGACATCATCGTGCGCAACGAAAAGCGCATGCTGCAGGAGTCGGTGGACGCGCTGCTCGACAACGGCCGTCGCGGCCGGGCCATCACCGGCACCAACAAGCGCCCGCTGAAGTCGCTGGCGGACATGATCAAGGGCAAGCAGGGCCGCTTCCGGCAGAACCTGCTCGGCAAGCGCGTCGACTACTCGGGCCGTTCGGTCATCGTGGTCGGTCCCACGCTGCGCCTGCACCAGTGCGGCCTGCCCAAGCGCATGGCGCTGGAGCTGTTCAAGCCGTTCATCTTCTCGCGCCTGCAGCGCCTGGGCCTCGCCACCACCATCAAGGCGGCCAAGAAGATGGTCGAGCGCGAGACCGCCGAAGTCTGGGACATCCTCGAGGAGGTCATCCGCGAGCACCCGGTGATGCTGAACCGCGCGCCGACGCTGCATCGCCTGGGCATCCAGGCCTTCGAGCCGGTCCTCATCGAGGGCAAGGCCATCCAGCTGCATCCGCTGGTCTGCCCGGCATTCAACGCCGACTTCGACGGCGACCAGATGGCGGTGCATGTGCCGCTGTCGCTGGAGGCGCAGCTCGAGGCCCGCGCCCTCATGATGGCCACCAACAACGTCCTCTCGCCGGCCTCGGGTGAGCCGATCATCGGCGCCTCCCAGGACGTGGTGCTGGGTCTCTACTACATGTCGCTGGCGCTGGAGAACCAGCCCGGCGAGGGCATGAGCTTCTCTGATCTCAACGAGGTGCACCGCGCCTACGAGAGCGGCAAGGTCGGCCTGCAGGCCCGCGCCACCGTGCGCATCCATGAGGTGGTGGTCGACGACGAGGGCCATCGCAGCGAGGCCACCCGGCGCTTCGACACCACCGTGGGCCGGGCGCTGCTCTATGGCATCGTCCCCGAGGGCCTGCCCTTTGAGCTGGTCGACCGCGACATGACCAAGAAGGCCATCTCCGAGGTCATCGACCAGTGCTACCGGCGCCTGGGCCTGAAGGCCACGGTGATCTTCGCCGACCAGATCATGTACCTGGGCTTCCGCATGTCCACGCGGGCGGCGGTGTCCATCGGCATGGAAGACATGGTCGTGCCCGAGGAGAAGGAGCGCATCCTCACCGAGGCCGAGGCCGAGGTGAAGGACATCGAGGATCAGTACGCCTCGGGCCTGGTGACCAACGGCGAGCGCTACAACAAGGTGGTGGACATCTGGTCGCGGACCAACGATGAAGTGGCCACCGCCATGATGGACAAGCTCGGCAAGGAGACGGTCACCGACCACGAGGGCAACGAGGTGGTGCAGAAGTCCACCAACTCGATCTTCATGATGGCCGACTCCGGGGCCCGTGGCTCGGCGGCGCAGATCCGTCAGCTCGCCGGCATGCGCGGCCTCATGGCCAAGCCCGACGGTTCGATCATCGAGACGCCCATCACCGCCAACTTCCGCGAGGGGCTGAACGTCCTGCAGTACTTCATCTCCACCCACGGCGCCCGGAAGGGTCTGGCCGACACGGCGCTGAAGACGGCCAACTCCGGCTATCTCACCCGCCGCCTGGTGGATGTCTCGCAGGATCTGGTGGTCACCTCCGACGACTGTGGCACCCATCGCGGCCTGCGCATGACCCCGCTCATCGAGGGCGGCGACGTGGTCGAGGCCCTGGGTGAGCGCGTGCTCGGCCGGGTGGTGGCCCAGGACGTGGTCCAGCCCGGCACCGGCGAGGTGCTGGTCGATCAGGGCACGCTCCTCGACGAGCGCCTGGTCGAGCAGATCGAGAGCGAGGGCGTCGACGAAATCTGGGTGCGCTCGCCGATCACCTGCGAGACCCGTCACGGCGTGTGCTCGGCCTGTTACGGCCGCGACCTGGCCCGTGGCCATCGCGTCAACGTGGGCGAATCGGTCGGCGTCATCGCCGCCCAGTCCATCGGCGAGCCCGGCACGCAGCTCACCATGCGCACCTTCCACATCGGTGGGGCGGCCTCCCGCGCGGCGGCGGTGAGCAACGTCCAGGTCAAGTCGGCGGGGACCGTGCGGCTGCATAACCTCAAGACCGTGGCCCATCATTCCGGCAACCTGGTCGCGGTCTCCCGCTCCGGCGAGATCACCGTCATGGACGAGGCCGGGCGTGAGCGCGAGCGCTACAAGGTGCCCTACGGCGCCACCATCGCCGTGGCCGACGACGAGGCGGTCGAGGCCGGCCAGATCGTCGCCAACTGGGATCCGCACACCCATCCGATCGTCACCGAGGTGAAGGGCCGGCTGAAGTTCTATGACTTCGTCGAGGGTGTCACGGTGAACCGCGAGAATGACGAGGTCACCGGCCTGAGCAGTCTGGTGGTGACCGATCCCAAGACCCGCGGCAGCGGCGAGCATACCCGCCGCAGCACCGGCGAGAAGGTCGCCTACAAGGATCTGCGGCCGGTGGTCAAGCTGGTGGACGAGGAGGGCAACGATCTCAACCTGGCGGGGACCGACATCCCGGCGCACTACTCGCTGCCGGCCGGTGCCATCGTCAGTGTCGAGGACAATGCCGAGGTGGATGTCGGCGACGTCATCGCCCGCATCCCCCAGGAGTCCTCCAAGACCCGTGACATCACCGGTGGTCTGCCCCGGGTGGCGGATCTGTTCGAGGCCCGCAAGCCCAAGGAGCCGGCGATCCTTGCCGAGACGTCGGGCACGGTCAGCTTCGGCAAGGACACCAAGGGCAAACAGCGCCTGGTCATCACCACGCCGGACGGCGAGCACTACGAGGAGCTCATTCCCAAGTGGCGTAACGTCACGGTGTTCGAGGGCGAGCATGTCGAGAAGGGCGAGGTCATCTGCGATGGCGAGCCCAACCCGCATGACATCCTGCGCCTGCTGGGCGTCACCGAGCTGGCGGCCTACATGGTCAAGGAGATCCAGGACGTCTACCGCCTGCAGGGCGTGAAGATCAACGACAAGCACATCGAGGTGATCAGCCGCCAGATGCTGCGTAAGGTCGAGATCCGTGATGCCGGCGACACCCGCTACCTGCGCGGCGAGCAGGCCGACTGGGCGCGGGTCGAGGAAGAGAACGAGCAGCTCATCGAGCAGGGTAAGACGCCGGCACGCTGGGAACCCCAGCTGCTTGGCATCACCAAGGCCTCGCTGGCGACCGACTCGTTCATCTCCGCGGCATCGTTCCAGGAGACCACCCGGGTGCTCACGGACGCCGCCACGCGCGGTGCCCGCGACGATCTGCGCGGTCTCAAGGAAAACGTCATCGTGGGTCGTCTGATCCCCGCGGGAACGGGCTATGCCTACCATCAGGACCGTCAGCGTCAGCGCCGCGAAGCGCCGGCACCGATGATCCCGATGGCCCCGCAGTTCGGTCTCAGCAGCCCGGCGGCGGCGCCGGATGCGGCGGACCTCTCGGAAAACTAG
- the rpoB gene encoding DNA-directed RNA polymerase subunit beta — translation MAYTFTEKKRIRNDFGKQPNILDVPYLLASQIESYRDFLQLDQDPDGRDGKGLHAAFDSVFPIESYSGNARLEYVRYRIGEPAFDVKECQLRGLTYAAPLRVLVRLVINDKDTRTVKDIREQEVYMGEMPLMTRNGTFVVNGTERVIVQQLHRSPGVFFDHDKGKTHSSGKLLFSARVIPYRGSWLDFEFDPKDAIYVRIDRRRKLPATVLLRALGYDNQQILDLFFEKNTYHLRKKGADLELVPERLRGETATFDIKDGEGNVIVESGRRITARHIRQMDKAALKKLQVPDDYLVGRILAEDVIDKSTGEVLASANTELTEELVQTLRDNSVKTFRVLFINDLDQGPYISNTLAIDTTTTQLEALVEIYRMMRPGEPPTKDAAENLFANLFFSEDRYDLSAVGRMKFNLRVGRDEVEGSGVLDNDDILAVLHELINIRNGKGTVDDIDHLGNRRVRCVGEMAENNFRVGLVRVERAVRERLSLAESEGLMPQELINAKPVAASMKEFFGSSQLSQFMDQNNPLSEVTHKRRVSALGPGGLTRERAGFEVRDVHPTHYGRVCPIETPEGPNIGLISSLACYARLNSYGFLETPYRRVEDGRVTDHVEYLSAIEESRYIIAQANARIDENGRLVDSLISIRHQNEFGMSSPDKVQYMDVSPKQIVSVAASMVPFLEHDDANRALMGSNMQRQAVPTLRAEKPVVGTGMERAVAVDSGVTVVADRGGVVDQVDAARVVVRVNDDETQSGEPGVDIYNLTKYTRSNQNTCQNQKPLVRPGDRVARGDVLADGPSTDMGELALGQNMRVAFMPWNGYNFEDSILISEKVVEEDRYTTIHIEELTAVARDTKLGPEEITADIPNVGESALAKLDESGIVYVGAEVKAGDILVGKVTPKGETQLTPEEKLLRAIFGEKASDVKDTSQRVPSGMDGTVVDVQVFTRDGVEKDARALSIEADALADVRKDLDDQYRIFEDDAFARLEQALIGKVADGGPDKLKAGTEITAEYLQGVDRQRWFEIRLRDEGAMAQLEAVQAQLKAQREAFDERFEEKKAKISAGDDLAPGVLKMVKVYLAVKRRIQAGDKLAGRHGNKGVISRVVPVEDMPFSADGEPIDVVLSPLGVPSRMNIGQVLEVHLGWAAKGLGRRIAEMLDAQKAVSDLREYLGQIYNSSGKQEDLDSLTDDEIIELCENLRAGVPMATPVFDGANEGEIKTMLRLAGLPESGQAQLWDGRTGEAFDRPVTVGYMHILKLNHLVDDKVHARSTGPYSLVTQQPLGGKAQFGGQRFGEMEVWALEAYGAAYTLQEMLTVKSDDVAGRTKMYKNIVDGEHQMEAGMPESFNVLVKEIRSLGIDIELEQD, via the coding sequence ATGGCCTATACGTTTACTGAAAAAAAGCGCATCCGCAATGACTTCGGCAAGCAGCCGAACATCCTGGATGTCCCCTATCTGCTGGCCTCGCAGATCGAATCCTATCGGGATTTCCTGCAGCTGGACCAGGACCCGGACGGCCGCGACGGCAAGGGCCTGCATGCGGCCTTCGATTCGGTGTTCCCGATCGAGAGCTACTCCGGCAATGCCCGTCTGGAGTACGTCCGCTACCGCATCGGCGAGCCCGCCTTCGATGTCAAGGAATGCCAGCTCCGCGGCCTGACCTATGCCGCGCCGCTGCGCGTGCTGGTGCGCCTGGTCATCAACGACAAGGACACCCGCACGGTCAAGGACATCCGCGAGCAGGAAGTCTACATGGGCGAAATGCCGCTCATGACGCGTAACGGCACGTTCGTGGTCAACGGCACCGAGCGGGTCATCGTCCAGCAGCTGCACCGCTCGCCGGGCGTTTTCTTCGACCACGACAAGGGCAAGACCCACAGCTCCGGGAAGCTGCTGTTCTCCGCGCGGGTGATCCCCTATCGCGGCTCCTGGCTCGACTTCGAGTTCGACCCCAAGGACGCGATCTATGTGCGCATCGACCGCCGCCGCAAGCTGCCGGCGACGGTGCTGCTTCGCGCGCTGGGCTATGACAACCAGCAGATCCTGGATCTGTTCTTCGAGAAGAACACCTATCATCTGCGCAAGAAGGGCGCCGACCTCGAGCTGGTGCCCGAGCGCCTGCGTGGCGAGACGGCCACCTTCGACATCAAGGACGGCGAGGGCAATGTCATCGTCGAGTCCGGCCGGCGCATCACCGCCCGCCATATCCGCCAGATGGACAAGGCCGCGCTGAAGAAGCTGCAGGTGCCGGACGACTATCTGGTGGGCCGCATCCTGGCCGAGGACGTCATCGACAAGTCCACCGGCGAGGTGCTGGCCTCGGCCAACACCGAGCTCACCGAGGAGCTGGTCCAGACGCTGCGCGACAATAGCGTGAAGACCTTCCGCGTGCTCTTCATCAACGATCTTGACCAGGGGCCGTACATCTCCAACACCCTGGCTATCGACACCACCACCACGCAGCTCGAGGCGCTGGTGGAGATCTACCGGATGATGCGTCCCGGCGAGCCGCCGACCAAGGACGCCGCGGAGAACCTGTTCGCGAACCTCTTCTTCAGCGAGGATCGCTACGATCTCTCCGCCGTGGGCCGGATGAAGTTCAACCTGCGCGTCGGCCGCGACGAGGTCGAGGGCAGTGGCGTGCTCGACAACGATGACATCCTCGCCGTGCTGCACGAGCTCATCAACATCCGCAACGGCAAGGGCACGGTCGACGACATCGACCACCTGGGCAACCGCCGGGTGCGCTGCGTCGGCGAGATGGCCGAGAACAATTTCCGTGTCGGACTGGTCCGCGTCGAGCGGGCCGTCCGCGAGCGCCTGAGCCTGGCCGAGAGCGAGGGGCTGATGCCCCAGGAGCTCATCAACGCCAAGCCGGTGGCGGCGTCGATGAAGGAGTTCTTCGGCTCCTCGCAGCTCTCGCAGTTCATGGATCAGAACAACCCGCTCTCCGAGGTCACCCACAAGCGCCGCGTCTCGGCGCTGGGCCCGGGCGGTCTGACCCGTGAGCGGGCCGGCTTTGAGGTGCGCGACGTCCATCCCACCCATTACGGCCGGGTCTGCCCCATCGAGACGCCGGAAGGCCCGAACATCGGCCTGATCAGCTCGCTGGCCTGCTATGCGCGGTTGAACAGCTACGGCTTCCTCGAGACGCCGTACCGCCGGGTCGAGGACGGCCGGGTCACCGATCATGTGGAGTATCTCTCGGCCATCGAGGAGAGCCGCTACATCATCGCCCAGGCCAACGCCCGTATCGATGAGAACGGCCGTCTGGTGGACTCGCTGATCTCCATCCGCCACCAGAACGAGTTCGGCATGTCCTCCCCGGACAAGGTCCAGTACATGGACGTCTCGCCGAAGCAGATCGTCTCGGTGGCCGCCTCCATGGTGCCGTTCCTCGAGCATGACGACGCGAACCGCGCGCTCATGGGCTCGAACATGCAGCGCCAGGCCGTTCCAACGCTGCGCGCCGAAAAGCCCGTGGTGGGCACCGGCATGGAGCGGGCCGTGGCGGTGGACTCGGGTGTCACCGTGGTGGCCGACCGCGGCGGCGTGGTCGACCAGGTGGACGCCGCCCGTGTGGTGGTCCGCGTCAACGACGACGAGACCCAGTCGGGCGAGCCGGGTGTGGATATCTACAACCTCACCAAGTACACGCGCTCCAACCAGAACACCTGCCAGAACCAGAAACCGCTGGTGCGACCGGGCGACCGGGTGGCGCGGGGTGATGTGCTGGCCGACGGCCCGTCCACCGACATGGGCGAGCTGGCGCTGGGCCAGAACATGCGCGTCGCCTTCATGCCCTGGAACGGCTACAACTTCGAGGACTCCATCCTCATCTCCGAGAAGGTGGTCGAGGAGGATCGCTACACGACGATCCACATTGAGGAGCTCACCGCCGTGGCCCGCGACACCAAGCTGGGCCCCGAGGAGATCACCGCCGACATCCCCAACGTCGGCGAGAGCGCGCTGGCCAAGCTCGACGAGTCGGGCATCGTCTACGTCGGCGCCGAGGTCAAGGCCGGCGACATCCTCGTCGGCAAGGTCACGCCCAAGGGCGAGACCCAGCTCACGCCGGAGGAAAAGCTCCTGCGGGCGATCTTCGGCGAGAAGGCCTCCGACGTGAAGGACACCTCGCAGCGTGTGCCCTCGGGCATGGACGGCACGGTGGTGGACGTTCAGGTGTTCACCCGCGACGGCGTCGAGAAGGACGCCCGGGCGCTGTCCATCGAGGCCGACGCCCTGGCCGACGTGCGCAAGGACCTGGATGACCAGTACCGCATCTTCGAGGACGATGCCTTCGCCCGCCTCGAGCAGGCGCTGATCGGCAAGGTCGCGGATGGCGGCCCCGACAAGCTGAAGGCCGGCACCGAGATCACCGCCGAGTACCTGCAGGGCGTTGACCGCCAGCGCTGGTTCGAGATCCGCCTGCGCGACGAGGGCGCCATGGCGCAGCTCGAGGCCGTGCAGGCCCAGCTCAAGGCTCAGCGTGAGGCCTTCGACGAGCGCTTCGAGGAGAAGAAGGCCAAGATCAGCGCCGGCGACGATCTCGCCCCCGGCGTGCTCAAGATGGTCAAGGTCTACCTCGCCGTGAAGCGTCGCATCCAGGCCGGTGACAAGCTCGCCGGCCGCCACGGCAACAAGGGCGTCATCTCCCGCGTGGTGCCGGTGGAGGACATGCCGTTCTCCGCCGACGGCGAGCCCATCGACGTGGTGCTCTCACCGCTCGGTGTGCCCTCGCGCATGAACATCGGCCAGGTGCTCGAGGTGCATCTGGGCTGGGCCGCCAAGGGCCTGGGCCGGCGCATCGCCGAGATGCTCGACGCCCAGAAGGCGGTCTCCGATCTGCGCGAGTACCTCGGCCAGATCTACAACTCCAGCGGCAAGCAGGAGGACCTCGACAGCCTCACTGATGACGAGATCATCGAGCTCTGCGAGAACCTGCGCGCCGGCGTCCCCATGGCCACCCCGGTGTTCGATGGCGCCAACGAGGGCGAGATCAAGACCATGCTGCGGCTCGCCGGGCTGCCCGAGTCGGGCCAGGCTCAGCTCTGGGACGGTCGCACCGGCGAGGCCTTCGACCGGCCGGTGACCGTGGGCTACATGCACATCCTCAAGCTCAACCACCTGGTCGACGACAAGGTGCATGCCCGCTCCACCGGGCCGTACAGCCTGGTCACCCAGCAGCCGCTGGGCGGCAAGGCGCAGTTCGGCGGCCAGCGCTTCGGCGAGATGGAGGTCTGGGCACTGGAGGCGTACGGCGCTGCCTACACGCTCCAGGAGATGCTCACGGTGAAGTCCGACGACGTCGCCGGCCGCACCAAGATGTACAAGAACATCGTCGATGGCGAGCACCAGATGGAGGCGGGCATGCCCGAATCCTTCAACGTGCTGGTCAAGGAGATTCGCTCTCTCGGTATCGATATCGAGCTCGAGCAGGACTGA
- the rpsG gene encoding 30S ribosomal protein S7 has translation MPRRREVPKRKVLADPKYDSEMLTRFVNMIMRDGKRAVAEKIVYGALDRIAEKNPGDPMEVLETALENVRPVVEVKSRRVGGATYQVPVEVRPQRRNTLGMRWVIEAARKRSEATMGHRLGNELLEAAEGRGSAVKKREDTHRMAEANKAFSHFRW, from the coding sequence ATGCCGAGAAGAAGAGAAGTCCCCAAGCGCAAGGTCCTCGCCGATCCGAAATACGATAGCGAGATGCTCACCCGCTTCGTGAACATGATCATGCGGGATGGCAAGCGCGCCGTGGCGGAGAAGATCGTCTACGGGGCGCTTGACCGCATTGCCGAGAAGAACCCGGGCGATCCCATGGAGGTCCTCGAGACCGCCCTGGAGAACGTCCGGCCGGTGGTCGAGGTCAAGTCCCGCCGCGTCGGTGGGGCCACCTATCAGGTCCCCGTCGAGGTGCGGCCGCAGCGTCGCAACACGCTGGGCATGCGCTGGGTGATCGAGGCGGCGCGCAAGCGCAGTGAGGCCACCATGGGGCACCGGCTCGGCAATGAGCTGCTGGAAGCGGCCGAGGGTCGCGGCAGCGCAGTGAAGAAGCGCGAGGACACGCACCGCATGGCGGAGGCCAACAAGGCCTTCTCGCACTTCCGCTGGTAA